ttttagCAGATCAGATGACGAATTGATTGAAACCATGATAGTCATCTTTATCATGTTGGAACTTGGAAAGCCAATATATTTTGAGTGGGGGGGGGGAGAGGAATAAAAAGTGTGCAAGAAAGAGGCACAGCCGGACATTGAGGACCTGAAGTGGGCCTAGTCACGAGTGCATGGCCTGCAAATTAATGCACGCTGGCCCACCATCGATACTCAACAAGTCTTCGTTGCGGGCCCAGAAGAGATCCAACCAGGAGATGCTGGACCTACCTGACGTGGGAGATTGCATACCTCATCTTTGTGCTTGTGGATGCAGCTAATCTAACTCATTCTCTTTGGGTCCTGTGAGGGCCCACGTATGTTTTTGGTTGGAAACTGACTGTTGGAGGGTGACTGGTTGAGGCTAGAGGGTTCGTCAAAGCCCATGGGTCCGTACACGATGGTGGTGCTGATGGAAGCCTAAATCAAGGCCCACAGATTTTGTGAATGTGATCTTATTTGGGATTGCGAATCTTAGATTTTTAATCTAATCTTGGCAGCAAACACCAGAAGCTCCTCCTATTACAGCGACGGTATATACCAGCCTGCCCACCATGTCAAAAAGCGCAATCCTTGTGGAATGCAGCAGAATAGGACCATCAGAATTTGAATTCTGAGGGGCTTTGCACCTAAAAAGTTACAGTGGGACGTCAATGGTTCAATTATGCCAAGAGACCAATTTTACCTTGGATTTCTCTAGCCATCTGGTACTCGCTTAACCTATTATCCGTATGCAATGCAGATACTAATAATTATTCTCGTCTCTTGCATTTATATACCTTTCATATTTAATCTTACCTACAatctcttgtatttatttacttttcttaattaatcttatattttaaaaaatataacaccTGAAATATATCTTAACAAGTGCCCTATTAGACAAACCATTTGACCTTTAACATTTGTCCACGTGAAGATCCAGTACAATCAGAAAACAAACTTTGCTCAGTCCCAGCCCTGCAGCACTAAGTGAAAGAACATGACTAGCTGAGAGAGTAAAAACCTGAGTGTCCCAGTTTGACAGTATTCATTTGAATACAAAGAATATAATGCAATAAAAAGCTCCTAACACGCGCAGAAAGCACTAGATTTTGGGAATTACAGTGCCGACAATGTAAATGGCTAGAAACCTGCACTGTAGGTAATTTTCTACAAAATATCATGGCACTCAAGGCATAATGGTAAACACGCCTTCACCTGACGAGAGAATCATATCCGCACCAGCATTTTCAACTCTCGCTGGACAGGCAGGAAAGAAATGCCCATGAGCTTCTTAAGGCTTCCACACCATACCTTGACAAGGTCAAATCCCTCGCAACATGAGCTTGTATGAATGAGCATGCTGTGCAATTGTAACTTTGTCTACATAGCACATTCAAGGAGAGAGCACACGGCTTCCCAGTAACATGAGCATCATGATTTTTTAGcaaattttctcttctttgaGATTCCTTTCTGTTTCTCATCCCTCTTCCTTTTCTTAAAttccttttgatttgatttactaACCAGAGAGGGTTGTTCTTTCAATGCAAAACTTTTTGTCACATGCCCTAAATGAAGTTTTTGCACCACAAAAATCCTTTTCAGCTCACCACGATGGGTTGAATATGCTTTAACCCAAgaccaaaacgcattctgggCCAGTTTCTTTATCCTTGGCTAGCAAcaatgagagagaaaaaggatcaGATTTAAAACAAACAAAGGGGGAAAAGACCAACAAGAGTAAATTTGGCAAGATTCAAACAACATTTCTCAAGAGTCAGATATCAGTTTTTAAATTCTAAAACGTTGAACTATATGAAAGGAGAAAATCATTGGCAATCACATAATGTGAAAGAGATGACTGAAGTCCATCCAATGCAGCCAGGTGCAAAAACTTTTATGCCAAACAGCAAAGGATTAGTACAAGTGCAAATCAAGGCCTTGAAATATGTTCAGCATCCCAGTCTTATTGGTACAGTTGACAATAGCAGTCGATCAATAAAACAATCAGACAACTTGGAATGCTTTCCTTTCCAAGCATATATTACTGGGTCTTAAATTAACAAGGATATCTCATTCTTCCTACCAGCGTCTCCTGTTAGACATGTCCTTCAAATAATAGAACCTCCTAGCTTTGCATGCATAAAAAGGGGGAGTTACAGGATAACAATACCAATAATATGTGGACCAGGGAAAAAAGAAACTGAAACAGGAATAGCCGGTAAGACTTGAACCCTCTTTCAAGAGAGAGAACAAAAACCTCAACCTGTTCAGCTATATAGATTCTCTGCTAAGGAAGGTTCAATTACAATCGAGAATATTGTTTCCCAGTTACAGAAATGAAAAGGAACTTTTAACGAACTGCAAATTAAAAGAGTAgtgataccaaaaaaaaaaaaaaatgtaagtaaCAGAAAGcagaatgaaaaagacaagtaATAAAAAAGTACAAGCACAGCAATTAAAGTTTTGGGGCTTCCCAAATTTAAAAGCATAAAGTTCAGAGTCATTACTGTTGTTGAAATAAAGGTTTCTAGAGCCTTTTGCAAAGAAAGAACCCAGTGGTGCCTCTCTATTGTAACTAAATTCTTCACATGTTTCTTGATTCCATGCGCGCTAAAGCCATCCAACATTTTGAGGAGAGGGTACTCTCCAAGCACAACTCCATGTTTCTCCAGATCTTGCAGGTAATCAATTTCTAACAGTTGCAAAAACAACAAAGATTCACCCTCCTCACCCAAACGGGCAGTTCTTCCAACCCTGCAATAGGAATAAAAAGTGCATCAGAACTCTACGGAACTCTGCCAGTGGAGGTCAGTAAACACACTTGCAGGTTCTTGTGCATTGCTGAATGATGATAAGTAATTCCAACTTCAAGGTAAAGGAATTGATAATATTTCATAATTTTCAAGGTTTTGCCATTCTCCTTATGGACGTGCATGTCTTGCCAGGTAGGAGGTAACAGGTAATCCAAATACTTAAGAAAAGCAGTATTAGATGGCACCGTGAGTCTGCCAGATATACAGACTTAAGCACCAAGAATAGTATCCCAGAACCTGATGAATAGATGAAAACAGAGCAAAGAAAACTTTGGGTGAAAAGTACCAAATAAGAATACAAAAAGGACACACCTGTGCACATACTCAGCTGCCTCCCCAGGAGAATCATACTGTATAATGTATCTGACCTTTGGAAAATCCAGGCCCCTAGCAGCAACATCTGTAGACAAAAGTAGAGCAGATTTTTCAGCTTTAAAAGCCTGAAATGTAGCTCTCCTCTTCTCGTTATCCATCTTTCCATGTGAGCGAAAAATTTTGCATCCCAAAAACATCTGCCTGAATTCTGCTTCCATTTGTGAATTCGGAGGCCATTGAAAATCAGTTGCAAGTGAGTAATGAAAATCCACAGCATCACATGTTGAAAAGAATACCACAATCTGTGGAAAAGTGCAGGAGCAGTATTGGTACTCTTAGTCTTAAAAAgagtaaaaaaatttaaaaaaaaaacagcaataACTAAAAACAAGTTACATGTGATAAGACCCAACAAGAAAAGTGAGAGACAGTTTTGAGAACTTTCGAAggaataaaatcacaactaaCATGTGAAAATTGGAAATTAACAACTACTGTACCACAGTCAGTATGTGACCAAAAATTTGCTTTTCATTCAATGCCATGTCTGCGTTATAATAACTTGCAAATGTTAAAACCACCACATGCATAACACAACTTGTTCACAGGAAAAATACCGGTGTAGAAACAGACAACCAAGATTGAAAATGAGAGGCAGCAACCAGAGAAATCATGTAACAGTCCACTTACTTTTTGTGAAGCTTCCCTCTCAAACAGATGTTTTAGAATAGAAAGAAGCACAACAAGTCGAGCACCACAGGGTACTGCAGAAACAATTTAATTTGAACATCATGAATACTCTACAGGACAGGCTTGTAAATAACAATTCGAAGAATATCTTTTCTTGTGTACCTTTTACATATCTCTGAGCTAGTTGAGCAGGAAGTTTAAATTCCTTGTCTGAAGAACACAGAGATTCACCAGAATTTCCCATTTCATTCTCTAAGTCAGATTCTACAGGTCCCACATGCTCATGAAACGACTTGAGTTGCACTTTCTTGTCATTGAGACCAATCAAAACAGGGTTTTCTAAACTAATTTTGGCAAGTTCGTTCACTTTTTCATTTAGTGTAGCTGACAAAAGTAGATTCTGCCTCTGGAAATGAGAATACCTAGAAGTAATATCATCTTTGGCTACAGCACTCTGTTGCCTTGAACCCAAAATATCAAGTATCTCTTCAATGTCTTTTCCAAACCCCAATTCAAGAATTCTGTATGGTGTACAATTAAAATGCAGGTTGAAAACAATAAATTAAACCATCAAAAATGTGTAACTCACATAATTACCGCAATGATAGAGCAGTGTGAACAATACCTGTCTGCTTCATCAAATATTACCCAACGTAAATTCTTGTAAAGGAACGATGATGTATTTCTTAAGTGATCCAAAAGACGTCCTGGAGTAGCAACAAGGATGGATATACCtaaaaaatttcaagttttaaaGTACACATAAAGTGTTCTGGAGAGAGAAGAATAGCTACATGGTAACATCTACCTACAACAGTGACAAAGATTACAAAAACTGCAgagtaagaaaaacaaacaatCCTAGTTAAAGGACATATTCTCTTATCAAAAGAAAGTCAAATAGATAGTCTAGTCTGGCAGTAATTAGTGGCTTAGATGACACCAAACATAATACAGAGTTGAAGCGCCAAAGATGATTGTCATATCAACAATATCTTCTACTGCTTTCTGAAATCTTAAATACTGCAGTCTGAAAGTTCTAACACTCTTCTGAGTTTATGAAGCTCCCTTCACTGAATATGAACATGTTATCACATTACTAAATGCATGGGCATTTATCCATAGTATAAATCCCAAGTAACAAATGGAGGTAGAATAGAATAAAAAGTTTAAATATTGGATCTCACAGGAGGTTGGCTACGTAAATTGAAGAAAACTAAAAAGATTTTGAACTGGAGAACTGAAGAAATTTTGACAGTGTCAAATAAGATGTCTTCACATAATATGTCTACCTTTGCGCAACCTAGCTTTCTCTTTTGACCTCTTTTCCCCACCCATTATATATCCAGGAACAATCCAATGAAAACGGTGCAATATCTTCTGCAAGATTTCAAGCACCTGCATGCATAATTCACGCGTTGGTACGAGAACCAACGCTATAGTGAAGAAATCAGTAAAATTAAAATACAGAGTCTTTAAAAGAGGGGAAaggcaaaaaagaaaacaataaaagagacaaaaaaaaaggaaaagggaaaagcgAAAGCAGAAGCACAAGAAAATGTCTCATAACAGCAAGGTGCTGGTTTAAGTAAGGCATCCAGGATAATCTTTTCCACACAAGAAAACACATTCACACTCCATGAGAAGTGgtaaaagttcataaaaataGGGGCCtgcaaacaaaattttttttttttaggagtGCAAAATGGCCAGTTATATATCTTTCTTTCACAGGAACTAGTGTACCCCCTAATCATTCTTCTTACCAATCAACAAGCTTTTGCAATTATTGCAAGAACATTTCAAAGTGTACACTtgtttttatgaaaaaaatggCCGAAAGAGCTCCAAAAAGATTATATTCATGACCAAATTAACCTGCTTTCCCTGCCTATCCAAACCTGCCCCCATTCCCACTCCAAAAGAAAAGCAATGATTACTTAAAACTTATCCAAGAGAAATCAAGTAGAGTATTACAAATGAAAGTACTTCAATGATGTACACAAAAAGTTCAAGACATAACTCATATTATCCATAATTCgcattcccaaaaaaaaaaaaaaaaagcacaacaTAGAATCAAGTTTCATATGTTGAGAATCAGACATAGCTTAGTAGTTAAGGATCTTTGTCCCTGCTTCGTTTTTCCAACCCCTCTCTTTTATAGCATTATTTtctccaaagaaaaaaaaaatcagccaGGTTGCTCTCGAACACAGGATTGTAAGAAAGAAGGCGCAACCAATGGAAATAACAAGAAATCAAAGTAAGGATAAGCAACAAACTTTGTGGTAATAATAActccaaaaatttaaaaagaaaaagacctaCCAAAAGTACCATCAGACCTATCAATCTTGGGGTCATACTTTTGTAAGTGATGAATAACTGGAGCCAAGTAAGCCAGAGTTTTCCCAGTCCCAGTTGCCGCATTCACAAGCCTACCATCCCATTTTCCGCGTTCACAATCATAAAATTATAAACAAAAAGTATTTTAcaacatcaaaaaaaaaagttaaacaaaaagaatccaAGGAGCAGAGAGAAATACACATGTCGACCGGAAATAATGAGAGGAATTGCCTGAGCTTGAACCAAAGTTGGGACCTCGTATCCTAGCCTCTCTGTTGACATAAATGAaacattttcttaaaatatgAACACCAATTACACCTCAATTTTAGTAGCATGTAcaaaaataaatgtaaattcaAGGCTGATTTAAAggggaagaaaaggaaaaaccttTGAGCTGGTCGCATAACTTAGGGTCGAGGCCGAGGCTAGAGAAGGAGCAAGAAGCGAACACCTCTTCCGAAGAAACTTTACTGCTACTTTTCTTGACCTCCATCTTATTGCTCTGctcctgctgctgctgctgctcctGCTTCCTGGTCTTTAAATTTGTTTCAAATCAAACACTTACTTACCATCGTTTGGGGCTTTTCTTGCTGAATTTTCCGCGAAAACTGGTTCGAATAGGGTATAGGGTTTAAGCTAAACGACGTCGTGAGCCTGCTGCCGTTAGATCCGCTATCCCGGTTGTGATTGTTCGGCAGTTGTATTGGGCTTCTCAGTTTGTTTCATAGCCCAGTCTCATGGGCAATTGGGCATTGGGCTGTCTTGGAAGCACGCAACTTAACCGCATATTAAACCAATTCACTTTTGGATAGAGTAATTTGTGCAAGGCCTGGCAATGCTACCGTTTCTTTTGGCTATGGTACCCATAATTCTAAGCCATTTATATTTCATTGCATTATTTCGTGATTTAAAttcttgaaataatttaaaaattaataacGCTTATTCTATATTCAATCACGAATTTAATCTCAATGATATTAAATGTATTCTACAAGGACCTTCCTTCATTGGAAGAAATTTTCATACGaaactatttttttccttttttgagtAACATATCAAACTATATTGATCCGGTGAGAATTTTGtttgttgctgctgctgctgcgtAAGAGCTACAAAGTGATTAGATTAGATTAACTTTTTCGTATTGGCAATGTCCGTCACGTTACTGATTAATGGAAAACAAAttactttcaaatatatatCCAATACCATAACTTATCTTATTCGATATTATAAACACatgtaataaataaataaactaacaAGGATCAACTGAAAATGTACAAATCCACTTAACAAAGATATTAAAGGATACTAAGAGGTGtatatatttcaaataacaataattgTTCTTTCACACAAATTGATATTgaaattgaaaacaaaatttatcaTCGATAATCAACCCAGACTGTATAGTTTGGGGAGCTAAATATGAAAGGGAGGCAGTTGAAGGGGTATTTTGCAATCAACCTACCACTTCACCGTCTGAAGTTTGAAAAGTGGTTTGATGCCTACGAGGCCACCAGCGCAGGTGACCACCAGCTACCAGCATTTACCTTCCTGGAACAGCCCGAAAAAGGAGGCTTAGC
The Coffea arabica cultivar ET-39 chromosome 6c, Coffea Arabica ET-39 HiFi, whole genome shotgun sequence genome window above contains:
- the LOC113693987 gene encoding DEAD-box ATP-dependent RNA helicase 17 isoform X3, whose product is MQVLEILQKILHRFHWIVPGYIMGGEKRSKEKARLRKGISILVATPGRLLDHLRNTSSFLYKNLRWVIFDEADRILELGFGKDIEEILDILGSRQQSAVAKDDITSRYSHFQRQNLLLSATLNEKVNELAKISLENPVLIGLNDKKVQLKSFHEHVGPVESDLENEMGNSGESLCSSDKEFKLPAQLAQRYVKVPCGARLVVLLSILKHLFEREASQKIVVFFSTCDAVDFHYSLATDFQWPPNSQMEAEFRQMFLGCKIFRSHGKMDNEKRRATFQAFKAEKSALLLSTDVAARGLDFPKVRYIIQYDSPGEAAEYVHRVGRTARLGEEGESLLFLQLLEIDYLQDLEKHGVVLGEYPLLKMLDGFSAHGIKKHVKNLVTIERHHWVLSLQKALETFISTTPRIKKLAQNAFWSWVKAYSTHRGELKRIFVVQKLHLGHVTKSFALKEQPSLVSKSNQKEFKKRKRDEKQKGISKKRKFAKKS
- the LOC113693987 gene encoding DEAD-box ATP-dependent RNA helicase 17 isoform X1, encoding MEVKKSSSKVSSEEVFASCSFSSLGLDPKLCDQLKERLGYEVPTLVQAQAIPLIISGRHVLVNAATGTGKTLAYLAPVIHHLQKYDPKIDRSDGTFALVLVPTRELCMQVLEILQKILHRFHWIVPGYIMGGEKRSKEKARLRKGISILVATPGRLLDHLRNTSSFLYKNLRWVIFDEADRILELGFGKDIEEILDILGSRQQSAVAKDDITSRYSHFQRQNLLLSATLNEKVNELAKISLENPVLIGLNDKKVQLKSFHEHVGPVESDLENEMGNSGESLCSSDKEFKLPAQLAQRYVKVPCGARLVVLLSILKHLFEREASQKIVVFFSTCDAVDFHYSLATDFQWPPNSQMEAEFRQMFLGCKIFRSHGKMDNEKRRATFQAFKAEKSALLLSTDVAARGLDFPKVRYIIQYDSPGEAAEYVHRVGRTARLGEEGESLLFLQLLEIDYLQDLEKHGVVLGEYPLLKMLDGFSAHGIKKHVKNLVTIERHHWVLSLQKALETFISTTPRIKKLAQNAFWSWVKAYSTHRGELKRIFVVQKLHLGHVTKSFALKEQPSLVSKSNQKEFKKRKRDEKQKGISKKRKFAKKS
- the LOC113693987 gene encoding DEAD-box ATP-dependent RNA helicase 17 isoform X2, whose amino-acid sequence is MRQLGLGKLWLTWLQLFITYKSMTPRLIGLMVLLVLEILQKILHRFHWIVPGYIMGGEKRSKEKARLRKGISILVATPGRLLDHLRNTSSFLYKNLRWVIFDEADRILELGFGKDIEEILDILGSRQQSAVAKDDITSRYSHFQRQNLLLSATLNEKVNELAKISLENPVLIGLNDKKVQLKSFHEHVGPVESDLENEMGNSGESLCSSDKEFKLPAQLAQRYVKVPCGARLVVLLSILKHLFEREASQKIVVFFSTCDAVDFHYSLATDFQWPPNSQMEAEFRQMFLGCKIFRSHGKMDNEKRRATFQAFKAEKSALLLSTDVAARGLDFPKVRYIIQYDSPGEAAEYVHRVGRTARLGEEGESLLFLQLLEIDYLQDLEKHGVVLGEYPLLKMLDGFSAHGIKKHVKNLVTIERHHWVLSLQKALETFISTTPRIKKLAQNAFWSWVKAYSTHRGELKRIFVVQKLHLGHVTKSFALKEQPSLVSKSNQKEFKKRKRDEKQKGISKKRKFAKKS